Within Rhododendron vialii isolate Sample 1 chromosome 12a, ASM3025357v1, the genomic segment ATAACGAAACTTGGAGAAAAGTGTGGAGAAAGAATTTACAGTGCCTAACtcttaattttgttattttacttCCTGTTTACTCTTTAATTAAGAGAATCTTTctaaatttttctttccttctcttttttcctcaAGTTCCAGACGAATCCTTCAGTTTGTGGCTGGCCCATCTCGAGTccaaaaagtttcaaaagttcCTTTTATTGGCCATCGAGTTTCTCGCAAATAGTACGATGGGCCATCGATATCGACACTTGTCTTTGAATCTTGTCTCAATATTCATACTAGCATTCAAAAGTTCAAATACTATCGTGTTTAGTCCACGACGCTTCCGATACCCAACTATTGTGagttagtaaatttttttgcatacaCGACAAACTCAACCATTGGACAAAACCGACACATCCAATTATTATTAgagaatgacttcggtgtctccggTTATTTTGAGGACACCataacttttgacataacaaaaatattatgagcataaccaaaattcaTTAGAAATATAACAAAACCATAAGAAGGCATAACTGTTTGTTATGTCTTGGTTGAGTTTAGTTATGCATTGATTGATTTTTTAGATATTCATTGGTTATATCTTGTTTGGGTGGTTTTGTTATGTTTAtaataggttttagttatgaaattatgtcaaaaattacggtaTCTCAAAATGACCGAAGATACCATAACATcatccaatatatatatatatattttttaacacAAACTCGACGAGCCGAACAAAATAGACAGCAGGGCTGCAGGGCCCCGGTCACAATTTAATTTACATACCTTGCAAGCAGTCACAGCTCTCAGCTTCCCTCCTAACGACATCAAGCACCGAATCAATAAGCTCAGCACCTTCGGTATAGTGACCCTTGGCCCAGTTATTCCCTGCCCCGGACTGCCCAAACACGAAGTTATCGGGCCTGAATATCTGCCCATACGGGCTGGCCCTGACGCTGTCCATGGTCCCGGGCTCGAGGTCCATCAACACGGCCCGCGGCACGAAACGCCCGCTACCGGCCTCGTTGTAGTACACGTTGATCCGCTCCAGCTGGAGATCCGAATCCCCGGTGTACCGCCCGGTCGGGTCGATCCCGTGCTCTTCGCAAACGACTTCCCAGAATTTTGATCCGATTTGGTTCCCGCACTGCCCTCCTTGGATGTGGAGAATTTCGCGCATCTTGGGTCAGGGAGGGGGTATGTCTCGGGGGCAAAGTTGGAAAGATATATTGCTCTCGAGTCTCTACTGCTTGAGTTGGGAAATTCGGAGGAAGATATTTGACAGTGTTATATACTCCTGCTAGACAGTTGCCTGCAAACGAGTCatactattttttaaatttgaacagctgattcattttcttcttattattCTTTACGAACAGAAGCAAATGATTCGTTTCAATGTCTCGGCGGCATCGCCTCGTAGAATATTCCGTGCTTCACCACCGCTACATATATCTACATAGCGCACGAGTCATGCATAAAACGATACGCACAAGCTCTAAGCGTTGAAAGGGTCTGAAGGATATCATGTAACGGTGCACCGTGCATTAAGCAGTAGTTACCTGTGCAGAGTGATTTGATGGAGGTAGTACTATTGCGTAGTTGGGCTTGGTGTCGGATTTAGACGGAGGGCGAGGATTGGGTTCGGTTTCAAGATCGAACGGCTGCGGTGTGACCGTCcggtgagagagagatgcgTATGGTTTGCCGTCTGTTGCTATCTCGATCGCCCCTCGCCGGCAGTTGACTTTAAAATATCTCTAAAACAGTTTTTATTCTCGGAGTTAACTACTGAATCTTATTTCATAGTGTAAGAAGATATTTATTTTAGTGCACTCCAATAGAGGGGTGACAACGTCTGTAACTATCTTCtcttatttaaaattttactttcatttttttttcctatgatAGTAAATTTGTTTTCCAATGTAAAAGTAtgatttttatatatatatttttatattgtaGAGGGGCGACAACGCTTACTAGCCTCTTCGGACTCCATCATTGGCTTGAGGATATGTGCGGGGATGCtcttaaaagtttaaaaacaaCTTGCATgcagttttcctcttcccctCTGGAATGAAAACTTCTGccatgctcccaagtggtagaATAGGGAAACTGGGGTTGTTGACATCGTTCTGTCCTGGTCAATCGGGCTCTGCTCCAGTCTCTCTctgatgatcgaaaacgttcattTCGTAAAGCTCGTCTAGtagaacaattaaaaaaaaccagCTCGATTAGATATCATTATGTGCCTAATCAAaacatttttaatttgaaacaCTAAATCAAATCCACTGGAACTCATTATTGTcaaattatatgtgttccgatcaagCACTTAGATATCCGATCAAGCAGGTTTtctgcatagttgttctactcgacgagctctacaaagtgaacgttttcgatcatcggaTCGAGACCGGAATATAACCCAATCGGCCGAGACAGCACCAACCCCCAGTTCCAAGGGGTATAATAGCATGCTTCCATTAAATATAgatccaaaaattcaaaagtaagTAAATCACAGACCCTGTGTATGATTTCCTAATGCATTTATGATCTTGAAAAAAAGAGATTATTACAACACCGAATTATAACTTATTCAACCCATTTATGTCAACATAATGTGAATTTCAAAAGCGTATCAATTATCAACCTGAACAATGTATTTCTTAGCGAGTTCGATGTTCTCAACAAATCCTTAAATGCGAGCAGtttaaatcatcaaaataaacccGATAGAAACCCAAAATAGAGAAAACTGAGCATCTAACAACCCATCTCCTCAAGCACCAcgataaaaacataacaaaatcagTTGTTTAACGCCACTCACTCACTTACAAACAAGCAAAAAAACCTAAAGAAAAACCAATCCTACTTCCttcaatatatttacataactTTCCATAATTTCCTCTTGTGCGTTACCCTTCATCTCCTCCCATTTTATTCCCTTTCTTTAGTGTTCCTTCCCCTCTCTCCAACCCAGCTCCCCCTTCCCGAGTTCCCCCTTTGTGTATTaccaaaaaatacatacatacatatagagAGTTATGGGAGACAACCCCATGAATTATTGGTGCCAAATGTCATGAACCCCATACAAGCTGAAAACCCTCAAATTCTTCCTTAGCACCCACATACCCATCTCTAAGCAGGAGTATATCTCCATTCTTTGTTATTTCTCTCAAAATATAGTCcataaatatttttaacttATTCTCTACTAATATGTGGTCCTCTTTAAAAGCtactccacaatcctttcttttttttctttcttattctATTTGTACAAATATGACTATATGAGAGTCGGGTCTCACAGGACATCCAGTCCATTTGGACCCCTTTCTTTTAGAGCGACCAATAATTTAGCGCCTATCGATGGGCTTCAATCATTATCACCTTAAGCCATCATTGTCAATTTTGTTaggggaaagactacaatatacaccctttatttgagtgtgtattatatgcacctcccaaaatattatgaattatagagaaaaatgttacgaatcgtattgctaaaaagttatgaatcgtataaaggttatgaGATATATCataatgttatgaatcataatgaaaatgttacaaatcatactattgaaaagttatgaattatagaacaaaagttacgaaacactctaAAACGTTATGAATGAACtacaaaataggtgcatatagtACACCTTTTTAAAAAGGGTGTATTATAGACTTTCCCTTTTGTTAGAACCACAAATACATTTACACAAACACTCGCAACACCTGGGACCCTGCACACACTATCGATAAACACGACCCTCAAATTGACATGAGGTCGAAAATTGTTCAGACATTCGGATTAGAACAATTTGAAATCATTCAGACATTGACATCTTTACAATCTGAAAATGAATCGAAATTCCTTGAGCATTCAAACCTCAAGAGCTCAAGAAACCTCAAGAGCTCAAGAAAAATGAATTGGGTTTATCCAGAAAAATGATTTCATACGTAGTCTGAACATAAAGAAGGTTTTTTGGCGGTGATGATGGTGGAGTGGAGGtggttgaaaaaagaaagatacgTGAGAAATATTTTGGTGGTATGCTATAATCGCAAACACCAATGGTACAAAACTCTTTGACATGAAATTTATGGGTCCCATCACCAATATGTGATTTCACACATCCCATGTAAGCGAATTCAAACAATTGCTATTAGTGCAAATATAAGTGTCTATATAGTTtcttgcctataaaaaaaaaaattgtatcttTTTTGATCGTTTCCCCCGCAAAGTCCataagcataaccaaaatatgcaacaaaatacaatttaatttaatttgtgAAATTGGTTCATCAAGTCACTCTCAAACTTAATTAGGCTGTCCTTTTTTCTCTAAGAAGCCAAACATTTTCTCAATAATTTTCATGCCCACCGAATTTTCGTTCCAAGTTCaaacataaaacaaacaaagcaaAGTACAGTAGCAAACTGCTCCATCCACATAATTTGGCCCACCACTGCAAGCCTCTCAGTCCACAACTCAAACTTGGCCCACCGCTGCCCTTTGAGGATGGACGGTTCCGTTCTGCTTTctcccaaaatttttttttttaaaaagaatgtaattttaaatttaaatataacgaaaataaaaaataaatttttttatttttttttgtaccgtttaaaagatctcaatgagatctatcaaacaagatccatattggtaagaaaattatttacgtcaacacatgatttttaaccttaaaattatcttcttttttccaaaacctactttttctaaaagtggaacaccaccgtCCATACCCTTGGTTAGGGGTGGGTATCTTGTTATCGCATCGTGTCATATTCGTATTTCGTATCAAAAATAGTTGACCTTAACCTGCTATTTCGTATCGTGTCGAAAATTTCCACCCTTATTCGTGGTCACCTAATATTCCAAAATGTCATGTCATGGGCTTCAATTCTTAATTTTCCACGGTAATCATGGTCTACATTTTCGCTCTCCCAGACTCTTGCAGTTTAGGATGTGTTTCAAATATATTTGCACCCTCACCGTCGAGCTCTCCCGCACCAGCATGCGAATTATTGATCGGACTAGAAAGCAGATGGGACACTATCAATCCGGCCAAACGGGTGGATTAGGAATCCCACCAAGGACCAGGTATTAGCATTCCCATCCTGGGTCTCCCTTGCTCagttaccaaaatacccatgCTGAAAATAACTAATTTCCAAATTCCTCAGAGCTTATATCCCATGTTTCACACGATCCCATGCTTAAACCCCCTAATTTTCCAAACGTTCTCGATACATAATATTGAAATTAcccccttttttaaaaaaacttgcttttgtttttatttaaccTCACTGTaaattacttcctccgtctcattttctttgtcattttttaaagttcgtgtcagttttcaatcacttatatcttttaatgtgaatctcaaaaaatatgcgatatcaatcttatttgataattctcgattaggtctataatacaaaattttcaaaattatgaaaaaaattataaattgagaCATATAAGCATTTACAAATGACACGGATAACgaaaaaagacaaagaaaatgggatagaggaaatattatttttattgttaaagGGTATAAAAGGAAATTACAGTGTAATCCTATCCCATCCAGACGAAAACAAACATGGTATTAGTAATCTCATCGTCCAATTCTGTGCAAAACAAATAAGAGATTATGATTTAACAATGTCACTATTAATCTCATCTCATTACGAATCACATCTCAATTCCATCTCATTACGAATCTAATTCTATTTATCACAGTTATCAAACCAAAGTAAAGTTGAGGACATATCGTCCTCTTTGATGCTTGTAGTACATCAATGTCCTGTcgactttttttatttttacatgaaTAACAAATTAATATCCGTGCAAAGAATTCCAATCAAATTATTGAGCTCTAGATCGTTGAGTCTCATGCAGAGTTTAGGCTCAAAACCTCGGTTCATTACGTAAACCAATTCAATGGATTACATGAACAATTAACCGGACTTCGGATTTGTGTTGTGCAGTAAAGCACTATGCTGCACACCTCCGagctgtcggatcgtgcatccgatggCTCGATCTCATTttggcaaccaacgatcgagagccgttcattatcgagatgagatccgaaccgttggatgcacgatccgacggctcggaggtgcgcacgCACTACTGCTCAGCACCATCCCCAATTGTCCAATTAACCATATACAAGTCAAAGAAGTAATATATTGTGAATGATATAATCCAAATTCAGCACATTTCCATCATCAAGGATCAGACATATTAACACCAATCTAACATAAAGGGAAAGCTAATTAATTAGATGCCTTCCCTAACAGGATTTAAGAGATTAGTGAAGAGAAAACGATGCCCTGTATACGCACATATATCATTATACCATGCGTGATCCCAACATTaccgttaatttttttttattagcgtTAATTTCTcagaagaaaacaatttttgcacatccattttttttataacatacACTTTAAAATTTGTAATTCAGTGTTAATATTGCGCAcatcctccgtcccaaattgctcaACCTTTCTAAGTTTCGCAAGCCAAAAATAATGTATTAGCAACATGATTTCCCCCCACAaaaatgggattttttttttcaaaagaacaatCTCATAAGTACATTGTTCTTTGCGTGCGAAATGTATGGTCTCCTAGAACGAGCAATTTGGGATGGAAGAAGTATTAATCACTAAAtgacaaattttaaaatgtaattATAAGAAAATCGTGGGCAAAAATCGTTATCCTTCGTCGTATCACTTCGACAAAGCGTcacctccgccgccgccgcccaTCATTTTCTTAAACTCGTCAAAGCTGACGTACCCGTCTCCGTCCGAGTCAACCGACTTGATCATCCTCCCGCAATCCTCAACGGAGCACTTCTCTCCGAGCCGGGTCAGGATCTGGTGCAGCTCGGCGGCGGAGATGAGCCCGTTCTTGTCCTGGTCGTAGAGCTCGAACGCCTCCTTGAGCTCCGCGGAGGCCGCGCCGGATCCGAAGGCGGTGGCGGATCCCTTGCTCCAGAAGTCCGCGAACTCGTCGAGGCTGATGAACCCGTCCCGGTCCGTGTCGATCTCGTCCATCATTTTCTTCACGTCGTCGTCCGTGGAGGAGCCGGAGCCGAGGGCCTTCATGACGTCGACGAGCTCCGTGAAGGAGATCTTGCCGTCGCCGTTGGCGTCGAACTTGTTAAACACCTCTTTGAGCTCGTCCATATCGGCGTTAGGGTTTGTTGCCATTTGGTGTTTACGTATCGCTTTCCGTttggaatgagagagagagagagagagagagagagagattggtggGTTAGGTTTGGCTATAAGGATTGgtggttttcacttttcagagAAGGTAAGGTTAGGCTTATTtagaggaagaaaaggaaacaggtaggagagagacacagagagagagaggaatgtggTAGGTTTGGCTATAAGGATTGgtggttttcacttttcagagAAGGTAAGGTTAGGCTTATTtagaggaagaaaaggaaacaggtaggagagagacacagagagagagaggaatgtggATTTATAAATTTAGAAAGGGAGATTagtttaggaaaatgattttggcactctaattTGTTATGATGGcacttcaaaatttattttttagtgtatattgctatgtataatttttacactaaaagataaattttagagtgtcatcatcaaaaattgaagtgtcaaaatcatctGTCATTAGTTTATCTATTGAGGCTAAGTTTCTGCGTTTGATAatcttttcagttttcagtttttaaaaaacaagaaacatgtttggtaataatctttttgaaaacaacaaaaattgaaaacacaacATGTTTggtagtatcatttttgtttttgtttttattcttcaaattgaatgaaattaaaagaaataaaagaaaaaagtttcaCATACAAACAATTAACACCAATATGATTGGTCTTTTAATTGATTAACTTTCTACGACCATCAACTATTTTTATTTGAGCAATTGCATAGACACCTATCAACAAAAAGCACAAGGACATTTACTTAAACCAAAACTCAAATCTATCAATCGCATACAAATGATATTCACTTTGAGTTCAAACCTCAAATAAGGGTAACATAGTTTTAAATAATGATAATTACATTTGCAGTGGTATTATCCACTGTGATTCATGCTAGTCCAAATTTGTTCAGCAATCCCATCACGAACATTGGACGTACGACAGAGTTGTCCACGAGTGACATCAATCTCAACTGGATTTTGGGAACTACTCCCGCTAGCTCTTTGACATTGTCTCATCACCATATTCTCTTGGCTATATTCTCTGAATAGATCATCATTGTCATCATGCATCCTAATCTAATTGTGAACCATACAACAAGCTGTGagaatatatttttgtgttcGAACACTATACGGTGGCATTTGCTTCAATATAGGAAATCGAgcttttagcactccaaaacaTAGCTCCATAACATTACGTAAAGATGAATGACGAAAGTTAAACCACCTTTCTATCTTTTTTGGTCGTCGGCCATGCCCATGGAAATTGTTCAAATGGTACCTCTCTCCTCGATACGGTGATAAAAAACCCGACATATTAGTGTAATCCGAATCCACAACATAGTATTTACCTGTAAGTCATTATCCATTAGCCTAAGCAATGAATTGATAATTTAACATTTTCAACTCACTCTTAATCCTTTTCCAAGCTTCTCCTGTGAAAGTGCCAGTTTCTCTACTTTTCTTTAATTTAACCTTCTTGTCCATGAGTCGaatgaagattttattatttcTAGTTGGCCATGGGCCGTCACAACTTTCTCCACTAACCTCCATAACCTCATTGTTTGCCATTTCCTACTTTtgataacaaaaaacaaacaatgataCAAGACTCCATTTTAGAAACAAAGCTTgggaaaaaaatgcaattcaaTGAAAGCCCAGGCCACTGTTTGACACATAACTCATGTCAACCAGAAAGTGAAAATTACATGTAATGGCAGCTCTATGTTTTCTTTTCACACAAGAATGCATTTCATGGAAGGGTCAAATGAATTCAAAGCGGGTTCACAGGTTTAAAGGACAAAATGCAACTGCTAGAAAAGGTTTGGAAGTTGCAAATGCTAGACTAAAACTCCTTAAAGGGTGGATCTATAAAATACTCCATTTTAGAGGCTCTTTTTGTCCAGAGAACTCTGTGATTGGTTGTTTGGCTAAGTCTCAAAACGAACATTACTTTTAGGTGAAGGCTAGGCCATTTGAACTAGTCCAGTATAATCAGATGAGTCACATTGCTATGGAGTTTTGATGAAGTCCAATTGTGAAGTTGTTGGTTTACACTGCCTGTTTAGACTGTGTTCTCAATTTCTTGTTCACAATATAAGGACAAACACCGGGTAAGTAAGAAGTCTAGAAGTACATTTCATGGGGGGATAATGGATATGGGGTCCAAAACAGGGATAAGACTTATGCCCATTCTCtctcccaaaaaatatataacgaAAGTTCATACTCCTATTTCATTTCATTGGGGACCTTTCCTGCATAAAGAAGATTTGACCAAAAGCtactgagaaagtagaaatccAACTGAAATACTACTAACACCTGCTATCATAATCCGTAGTCCAACAACGCATGCAAATAAATGATAGATACATAACAACAACATCAATTGACAACCAAAATTATCAGAATAATAGCAGTAGCAGAACCACCCAAAACCAATATCATAACCTAACAGAAGTAACAATAGAAGAACATAGATTTAATCCGTACCTTCTCAAAATGGTTGAATAAGCTTGTATTCTTCAATTAATCTACAAGAAGAACATAGATTATAGATATATAACTGCAGAATTTGAGTTTCATAAAGAGGAACGAATATCAatggaagagggagagagggagggaggagcgTACCAGAACACATCACGAGATAGAGAAACGATAGGGATCGACAACAGACGGGTCAAACTTCTGTTTTAAAAACTGGGTAAAACCCccttttcaacttttcataATTTCCAGAAATTCTTAAAAAgtttataaaaaacaaaaaagtaaaaatatgttaccaaacaagttttctatattagttttcaaaaaattgaaaataaaaaccaaaaactgaaaataaaaaggttaccaaacaagtttttttttcttgttttgttgtaattcaaatttttttcacgtttgttaTTTTTGTGCCTAACTtatgtagattattgattcatctcgaaaagaaaaattggaaaagtaaaaaattgtcaCCACTGTCGTCGGTGGTGCGTTGATTTTGGGGAGATTTCGTTCCATTtagctgtgttttttttttaagaggtgGAGCCCACCGCTACGCACGTAGCGGTGGGGTGAGCGGTGAAGGAGACTTTCTGATAAAATAACGTGTGATGTGcaatttttttgcaatttagttttcaataaatctacGGACACTCCTATCTTCATTATGCACTCATCCAGCGGGCTACGGTCAGAGCAAGCCGAAGACCAGCTGGTGGTGACAGAAGATATCCCACCGGTTTATTTCATGCGTTGTTATTCCTGTCTTCATCAAGGTTCATGTTCgcaagaattattttccttttccttcattATAACCTTGTTTAATGAAGACATGCCTTCTTGGAGTCGTGACATGTAACCTCTTTGTGCCCTAACCTCTTTGAGTTGAATTAATTAGACTCGAATCCCGAACTCCCCCTTGAAAGCCAAGGGGTACAACCAGACGAGCTAAAGAGCCATTTCAAATTTTAGCGAGCCGACCAAGAGCGGAGTTTAAATACCTCGGTTTGATCACAAACTTAAATTGTCCAACATTAGGATATCTACAAGCACCAATAGTATTACAAATAAGTTATCAGGGTAAACTATACAATACTTGATCTAATTCTTTCTTATTTACTTTCATGACTGCCTCACTGTTCTTACCTAAATGTATAGTTGAAAATGACTAATTTGCCCCTCTCAACTAGTAATAGTGAACACTCTCTCAGTGCATCCAGTGTGTTATCTCGGAATTGGGGGTAACGGCATAAATTACACCCCCAGGCAACAAggacctataaaaaaaaatggggtaaaACCGACAGAAGACACAAATGTACAAAGTATCCATGTCTAAATCAGCCACCTCCGGTGTTATTGATACTCTCCAACGAAAAGACAGCACCTGACCTAGCCTCCTCGGACACCGGAGAGTGAGATAATAGAATGTACACCACCCAGAAATGAAGGCATACAAGGTAAACAAGAGACCACAGCCTAGCAGTGGAATTTCGTCTTAGAAAAATGGCCCCAGCACAAAAGATGGAGTCCAACTGCTGAACCAATGATCCGAAATGTTTCCGTCCTGATTGGATTCTTTCTTCAAACAGTGGCCTCAGCTTTGAGTTGGAAAACTCCCAAATCCCTGATTCGACATCAACAGCGTTTAGCGTTGATTTGTTTTCATCCAACAACCTTGAAACTGCCTGCAGAAAAGCATAGAACCTCATTCAGTTCATTTGGAGTGTAGAACATCTCAGAACGATAGTCATACACAACAACTAGACCCTAGTGTGGGTATCATTAGCACAGCGATGATGATGTACCTCAATTCTCAGCACATATGTTGCTTTCTCAGAAGACAGCGCCTCAACCTGAAAGAACGATCAGAATTAGAAAGGTTCATTGATCcagaaatttgatttttacgGACATGACATGACAGACACACGTTAAAGTGAATTATCTCCCAAAATTAGGAGACGGACACATTGGGAACACGTTGAAGATATGTATATGTGTGCATGTGTGCGCACACGCGCGTGTTGTAGGTGTACCTCTTATATTCACTCAAAAATCAGAAACAGTATTTGTTCAAtgaggaataaaaaaaactaaactaaagcTGACATGAAGATATAAAACAACAGTCATTAAATTAATAAGTAAGCATGACTTAATCTGGTATGATTCATTTTAGGGTTGACCTTTAAACTGAGAGCAATTTTATGCTTCATTACTGCAGGACATTACCAATTAAATCAAGTCGATTCATGAAACTAACCTGGGCCTGTTTCTGAATCAAATGATCAGTCAACTGACCAAGCCTTCGCCTGAGCTCAACTTCCACTTCAGTTGGATTCTCTAACTCTTGTCGGGTCATTTCAATATTTGATTCCAAAGTCTTGGCCTATGACAAACAAGAAAAGTGAGTTTAGAGATTTCAGAGCAGATGAATAAAAATAGAAGTTTCCAAACAAGAAACCAACCAGTAATAAGCTACAGTAACTGAGACAGGTGGCATCATATGGGAACCAAGGGCTATGATGCAAAAATTATCGACGGTATATATGATATATGATTGTATATAACTATTATGGACAGGAACTCTATTTTAAGATTTCAacacaagaagaagaagtaggcTTAGATAAGCGAAGTAGAATTTGAAAGGGTCAGAAGCAAGTAAAACTTATGTCATCGACTCCCTCATACATATTTCAAAATTACACCTGTCCTTCTCCATCACGTGCCACCATGGTCCGTTAAGAACTGCAACTACATTACCAATACCAACAATAAAACTAACATGACCATCATTGCATGCCACATCACAACTTTTCGAGCTCACTCCAAGATCATACATTTCTAAATTATTTTGCCCATTTCTTAATAGGTGAGCCATTGGGACAATTGATGATATAGAAAATATCAAAATTGGCATCCAAAGTCATCAAGCCTCATATCGAATAGCGTACAGTCAGCTACAACGTCCAAGCATGTATTGTCTAGTGTCAAGCATAATGAGAGCGAAACTCTCAACTTTATTCCGACTATAGCCCTTCATTCCTCTTCATACCTTCATCCGTATCAAACTTCCAAATTGGCAAATCAAAACGAGTTCCAGACCCAATGAATGAATGACTGTCACAAACAGCGCATAACTTGGATGACCAAAGCTAGTACATGGCCTACAGGCTGCGACAGCCTCCTTCCCATCAATAGCATTAGCAACTAATCAGAACAGCAGTAACTTCCAACACAGTGAGCCAGTCAGGATCCATCGTCATAAGTTACGGAACAACACACTTTCCAAATTCTACCCACATACCAAGTTTACCTGTTTTTTAGATCAGAGAGAACCAAAAGAAATTTAATAGGAGTATATGACCGATGATAAACCGAACCAGCAGCCCTTTATAGTGCTATCTACTGTTTAGTCATTATTAGCTCAAGTTGTTGTATATTGCTGAAGTTCATTACTACTGCATTGCAAGGTATCACATTCCCACCTTTAACTGTGGCTATGTCATGTTAGGAGTACTGTGATATATCATCAATAAAAGTTCACCTTTTCCTGCAGTCGTCCAATTTTCTCAATTACGAAAGAGATCTCTGACTCAAGTATCTCACGCTCAAATTCAATTCCTTTTGAAGCAACCAACTGAAAAATATCCagacaaaaatcaaaagttagtCAAACAAGCTGGTTAGAAAAATCCAATTGAATTAACTATTACATAGCTATGGATGAAGAGCTGCAACCCTCATAACCCATCGCAATGCACTGCAATCATCATGCTGAGTAAAAAATACTCACTTGGTTTCCAGTGTCATGAGCAACCGAGATCTTCCTCCTGAGTTCTGTAACATTAACAGAAATGAGA encodes:
- the LOC131311986 gene encoding probable calcium-binding protein CML18, which gives rise to MATNPNADMDELKEVFNKFDANGDGKISFTELVDVMKALGSGSSTDDDVKKMMDEIDTDRDGFISLDEFADFWSKGSATAFGSGAASAELKEAFELYDQDKNGLISAAELHQILTRLGEKCSVEDCGRMIKSVDSDGDGYVSFDEFKKMMGGGGGGDALSK